The genomic window GAAATAACTTGAAATGTTTTTGAGCAAACAACAACCCTAAACCTATAAGATTTCCCCATAGTAATCCTAAACCAATTAAATAAGAAGCATTATAGAGAAATATTTTTCTTACTGACCAGTTAGAACTTCCTAAGGCCTTGAGAATACCAATCATGTTGGTACGCTCTAAAATAAGCACCAACAATGTTGTAATCATATTAATACCTGCTACAATAATCATTATAGCAATGATAATGTTGATATTGGACTCAAATATTTTTATCCACTCAAAAACGGTATAGTATTTTTGGTTGACTGGAGTTGCGTTTAATAATGATGGGATTTCCTTGAAAACTTCCTCGTACTTTTCTTCGATTTCCGAAAAATCTTCTATAAACACCTCAAAACTCCCTATTTGATCTGCTTCCCATTTATTTAAACGTTGAATGTGTCGCAAATCAGCAATACAGAATTTTTCATCCAATTCCTGAAAACCCGAATTATAGATACCTACAATTTCATAATTGATAATGCGAGGTATTTTATTAAGATCCTCTCCAAATAAAGTTTGAAATTTATCACCTACTTTAAAACCTAAACGATTAGCCAGATATGATGAAATTATAATTTCTTCGTTGCGTTTTCCTGAAAAATCTGGCACTCTACCTTCTACCAAAAACTCTTTAAAGTAGTCCCATTTGTAATCCGACCCTACTCCTTTTACAACAACACCTTCAAAATCAGTTTCGGTTCTTATAACCGCAAATTTTGTAGCAACACCTTGTATATGTGTTATCCCTTCAACAGCATTAAACTTTGGATAAAATTCCTGATTTATAGAAATAGGCACCTGAGATTCGTCCGACGCATTAGTATCGTAATTCGTGATTTCTATGTGACCATTGAATGCCACAACCTTATCTCTTATTTTTTGTTGGAGCCCCAAACCTGTTGCTATAGCAATAAGCATTACTATAATACCAATAGCAATTGCAGCAATGCCAATTTTAATTATTGGTGCCGAAACACTACTTTTATACGCTTTATTGCCAATAATGCGTTTAGCTATAAACAGTTCGAAATTCAAATTTTCTTTTTATGCGTTTTAAGGTTTTCAAAAATACAGTTTTATTATTTGTTGTGGTAGCGATTTCTTGCGCAGGAAAAGGAGGAAGTAAGAAATTGGAAGATGGAAGTGAGAAGACAGAAGACACTTCGACTGCACTCAGTGTGACAGAAAAGAATGATGTTAAAAAATTTATAGTTGGTGCTAACCGAACAGATATTTATTTACCATTATTAAAAGGGAAACGTGTTGGCATTGTGGCCAATCAGACAAGTGTTATCTTCAGACAAAAAATAAGAAAGTTTACAGTGTTAAATTATGTCCACATTGTTGACTCTTTGCATGAAAGAGGTATAAATATTAAAAAGGTATTTTCTCCAGAACATGGTTTTAGAGGTACAGCTGATGCTGGTGAAAGTGTAAAAGATGGCATAGATGTAAAAACACAATTACCAATTTTTTCACTTCATGGGAAACACAAAAAACCAACAGCCGAGCAACTTGAGAATTTAGACATTATGATTTTTGATATTCAAGATGTTGGCGTACGTTTTTACACATATATCTCTACGTTGCATTATGTGATGGAAGCTTGTGCTGAAAACAATGTAAAACTTCTCATATTAGATCGTCCAAATCCTAATGGAAATTATGTTGATGGTCCGACGTTAGAAAAAGAGCATAGTAGCTTTTTGGGTATGCATACCATTCCTTTGGTTCATGGAATGACGATTGGCGAATATGCAAAAATGATTAATGGTGAAGGCTGGTTAAAAAACAATGCTAAATGTGATATTACTGTAGTGGATATGGAAAACTATAACCATAAAAACACCTATAGTTTACCAATAAGACCTTCTCCAAATTTACCTAATGACCAATCGATAACTTTATATCCTAGTTTAGGTTTGTTTGAAGGCACAAACATCAATGCTGGTCGTGGTACTGAGTTTCAGTTTCAGCTTTATGGCGCACCTTTTTTAGATGCGTCACATTATACCTTTACATATACTCCACAACCTAACTTTGGCTCAAAATATCCTAAACACAAAGATGTACTGTGTTATGGCGAAGATTTATCTAAGATAAAAGCTGAAAGACGTTTTACATTAAAGTATGTCATTGAAGCTTACAATAATGCTACAGACAAAAGTAAAGTGTTTAATACTGCTAACTTTACGAAACATGCTGGCACGGAAAAACTACAAGAACAAATAGAGTCTGGAATGAGCGAAGAAGCCATTAGGGCAACTTGGAAAGATGATTTAGAGGCTTTTAAAGCAATTAGAGCGAAATATTTAATTTACGATTAATTATTTTCAGTTAACACCACTTTTTTAGATTCGGTAGCGACTATTGCTTCAGAGGGTAATTCTAACGGATCTTCTTTAGGGATTTGTTTAAGAATTTTAACCACAAATACTATGCGTTTTGGCGACTGTACAGCCACAAACACATGTTTCCCTTTTGGCAATTTGTTTAATGGAAATTTATAAAATGTAGTGTCTACATAGACATCAAAATCTCTTCCGTAGTCTTTGTTAATAGAATAAAGGTAATTTATCTTTTTATCGCTTTGCAGAATTAAAGTATCCTTGGTTTCATTCAACTTATGAATTAATCCCTTTGCTTGAATATTTCTGTTGGGTTCTAATTTAGCGTATTGTTCTTGAGCATTTAGCGTAAAACTCAATAAAAAAACAAGGACAACAATGAGGAGAATTCGGATTAAATTTTTCACTACAGCAAAGCTTTACGTTAGACTACGTTTATTTAGCTCAACAGTATTTAATTAATTAATTAATCCATCGCAAACATAATCGGATAATTGAATGAAAGGATAAAATATCCACCAACTACACAGAAATTAGAGGAATTACTATTTTTTGTTGACAATATGTTAATAACGTTTATTGGAACGAATTTCTAAAAGTCTGTCAGGATAGTCTGTGATAATGCCATCCACATTCCATCTTAGCATCTTAAACATATCCTGTTCTTCATTGACTGTCCAAGGGATGATTAGGAAATCTTTAGAGTGGTATTCATTAATAATTTCTGAAGTTAATAATCTAAAATATGGACTTATTATTTCTGGTTTGTAAGATAGTTTTTCAAGCTTTGTTTGAATAGTTTCATCTTCATCTACCAAAAGCGCAACTGGCATGTTTGGAGATTGTTTCTTTATTTCTTCTAAAATCACCAAATCAAATGACTGCAAATTTACATTTGAGAAAAGTCCACTTTCTTCAATTTCATCTAAAACAATCTTTACATACTCATCTGGCTGTGGTGTATAAATACCATAATATTCTGGCTTAGATTTAATTTCAATATTGAACTTAATATCAGGATTTTTAGTCTTTGCAAGTTCAAAAACTTCAGATAAAAGTGGTTTGTAGGTTTTTAGTTTCTTTTGGTCTGGATATGTCGGATGAAGTTTTGTACCACAATCAAATTGCTTAATCTCATTGTGGGTCATCTCATAAAGATTATGCTTCATATCCATGTCTTCAGAAATCTCTTCACCTTCAGAATTAAAACAAATTGTTCTGCTCATAAAAGGCTCATGAGACACTACAACTTCCTTGTCTTTTGTAATGGCTATATCTAACTCTAAGGTAGTAACTCCTAACACAATGGCCTTTTCAAAAGCTGGTATGGAGTTCTCTGGATACAATCCTCTACAGCCTCTGTGACCTTGTATATCTAATTGTTTTTCGGAATTGCAGCTCATTAGAGATATAACTAAGATAAGTATAATGCTACTCCTCAACATCTGCAGAAAGTGTCGGTTTTTCATATTTCTGAAAAGGTTGTTTCAATAGTTCTTTTATCTGACCATTTTTTACCTCATCTGGAAAAACATCTACTCCGTAAACCAGATTTTCTCTATCCATATACATGTAAGTACCAAGTAAACGATCCCAAATACTGAAAATATTTCCATAGTTAGAATCTGTATAAGGTAATCTGTAATGATGATGAATCTTGTGCATATCTGGCGAGATGATAAAGTAGCTCAAGGCTTTATCCAAACCTTTAGGCAGTTTGATATTAGCGTGTGTAAACTGTGTAAAAATTAAAGACATAGCTTGATATAACATTACTAAAGCAAATGGTGTACCTACAGCAAAAACACCAAACAATGTAAAAGCAAAACGAATAACACTCTCAATAGGATGATGCCTATTGGCAGTTGTTGTATCTACTTTATGGTCTGTATGATGTACTAAATGCACCATCCAAAGTGGTTTTACTTTATGCTCAACAAAATGCGATAAATACGCACCAAAAAAGTCTAATAACAAGATACCTAGTAAAACGTAAAGCCATAACGGTTGTTCATCTGGTAAAAGCCAGTTGATAACTCCGAAATTATGTTCAGCAACCCATTTTGAAGACCAAAACAATAAAGAAGCCAAAGCAAAATTGATGATAACCGTTGTAAGCGTAAAAAACAAATTAGGCAAGGCATGCTGCCATTTGTTATATTTAAATTTGAATAAAGGCAAACCACTTTCCAGCAACCAAAAAAGTGTTAATCCGCCTATAAGAATGATACTTCGGTGCGAAGATGGAATCGTATCAAAGTAGTTAATAATGGTTTCCAAGGGTTATTTGTTTAGATTTATAATCAGCTGCGCTTTTTTCAAATTTACTGAAGAAATTTGAGATTTCCATTGCTCCGCATCTTCTGGTTTATCATTACTCATGTAAGCCGTGTAATACAAAAAAGCAATGAATGGCTTATTGCTTTCTACAAGCTCTTCTTCTTTTAGTTTTTTTAATTGTCTAATGACTTTTTTTGGTCGCTTTAATAACAATTCTTCTTGAAGCTCTAACAAATCACAGCGCTGTAACAATCCTTTCTGTTCACTTTGATCTTCCTGTGCAACCAAACGCTTAGCTTCCTCTAGATAAATGTTAGATAACTCAACAATATTTGCCCTAACATCTTTATTTACATACATCCCTAAATCTAAATACTTAGAAGCTAAAAAGTAAGCCGAATAAAAATTTTTATCTTGTTTATAATCCTGAAGCTCTTGTGCAATAAATGTTGTGTTTAAAGCATAACGCTGAATTATAGTGGTGATATCCTGAAGGTCTTCTGTTAAGTAATCTACATTAAGAATATTACCATTAATATCCATAATCTTTATACTATCGTCATTAAACTTGTCTATATATTTTTGACTGCGCTTATCTTTTATTTTTTCGTACAAATCTGCATACCTATCTTCTGATACTATTACCGGAACAAAATGCTGCCAAATCAACGGACTTACATCTTCATCTTCAAATAAATTATTTATTATTATGGTTCTTCCTTTATCATCTTTTACGATTACAGGATATTGATAGCTTGTGGTTTCCTCCCATACCATTAATACCATTTTATTCTGAACTTTCGCCAGCGCTTGTGCTACTTCAAGATTTTTCATCCATTCTTGTGCAGAAGCTGTGTTTGTCATCAAAACAACAAGCAATAATTTAAGTAGAGCGTTTTTCATGTTACGTTTTTTCAAAAAATTGTATCAAAAATCATTCCTAATAAAACCGATTTTTTTATTTTAAAATTTATCTAACCAAATACTCTGTTTCAGTTCTTGTACTTATTCGCTTTATCAAAGAAAAAAATGCTAAAAAGAATAGTACAAGATAGATTATTATAACCTTAAAATAACCCAAATTAGCTATAGAAAAAACAATGCTTGCCAAACCAGGTCTTCCTCCAGATAATTCATACTCTACTCCATTACTCAATTGTACTGTATAATACATAGTCCAAACAAATAAAACCAATACGGATATCATTGCAAAAGCTGGTCCTTTAACATATTTAAACTCAGCTGGAAGCTTTTTAGAATATTTGAATTGCGGCAACTTTGTTTTAATATAATCAAAAACTTCGTTCTTTACATCTTTGTCTGTAATATTCAATTCTTCCTCTAAGTCATTACCATAATAAATTTTGATATAATTTACATTTTCTTGATTTTCAACACTTTTGATATATGTATATGGAATGGAAAATAAGTTTCTTAATTTTTCTTCATTGATATTAGACCTGTAGATACTTGTATCTTCTCTCGGATTCCCTTTGTAGATATCTGAATCCGTTACGATAATTACTCTATCATTCTTTCTTGCATTTGACAACCAAACTTTGTAATCTTTATCTTCCATAGGTTAAAACGAAATCTTTTTTTTCATTTCTTCAACAATATTATAAGCTGCAGGACAAATAGCTACATTCTTTAAAGTTAAATTAGAAATTTGCTGAAACTTTTTACGGTCTGTATGCGGAAATTCTCTGCAGGCTTTTGGTCTTACGTCATAAATCATACAATAGTTATCCGCATCTAGAAATGTACAAGGTACAGACTGCAATACATAATCATTATCCTCATCAACACGTAAATATTGATCTATAAATTGCTGTTCCTTCATTTTAAAAGATTTAGATATGCGCTGAATATCCTTATCCGTAAATAAAGGTCCAGTGGTTTTACAACAGTTAGCACATTGCAAGCAATCCGTACGCTCAAACTCTTCTTCATGCAACTCTTGCATAATGTAGTCTAATTGTTTTGGTGGCTTTTTTCTAAGTTTTGCAAAGAAGGTTTTGTTTTCCTTATGCTTATCTTTGGCGAGCTTTGGCAGATTATTGATTTGGTTTTGCATATTGTAAATATAAACAGAATGAGATGCTGAATCAAGTTCAGCATAACAAAAAAACTATGACGAAAGACATCTTTGGAAAAGCACTATTAGACTATCAGAATGGCAATTATTCTGAAGATATTGTCACATGGACCAACATATCTGATAAGGATGAATTACCTCTTCCGTATTTATTTAGAAATTATTCTGAAATGCCTAAACTAGAGCAAAAAGCTTTGCAGCTAAGCAAAGGTAAAATCCTCGATGTTGGGTGTGGTGCTGGTAACCACACGCTATGGCTACAAGAAAAAGGATTTAATATAAAAGCAATTGACAGCTCTAAAGGTGCTATTGAAGTTTGTAACCTACGAGGTCTAAAAAATGCCGAACACATTGCGTTATTAGAAGAAACAGATACGTTTGACACCATTCTGCTTTTAATGAATGGTACTGGTATTTTTCAAGAAATAATACAGGTTGCTAAATATTTAAGCCATCTAAAATCTTTATTGAAACCAAACGGACAAATTTTAATCGATTCATCTGATATTTCATATATGTACGAAGATGAAGATGGTGGTACTTGGTTAGATTTAAACAGTGGTTATATTGGAGAACTTGATTATTTCTTTAGCTATAAAGGCGAAGAAGAAGCGCCAATGAAATGGCTCTACCTTGATTTCGAAACACTAAACACAGCTTGCCAAACCGTGGGTCTTAAATGCGAAAAAGTTTTGGATGGCGAGCATTTTGATTATTTAGCGAGGATTACAAATCCTTAGAGTAAAATAAATATAATCCGTATTTTGCTTTATCTCCACATAGCGCTTTTGCAGCATCGGAATCAAAATGATAATACTCCTTGTCTTCTAAATTACAAGTGCTTTTTTTACCAAATCGAGAATTTTGAAATTCTTTAAAGGGTACTTCAACACCATCCATAATAACTAAAGGGTTATTTTCTTCTTCATATGCATATAATCCTATCCCTCCTAAATACAAATCGTCTGGTTCTGCATAAAAGACAAAGTCTTTTGACATTTCTTGTTTCGACAAAATCAAATCATCATTTTCATAATACTCAATTAGTCCAATGTTTTTGTTTTCATCCCTTTTTGATAAAATAATTTCATCAAACGACAATCTAATAACATTTTTATTATCTAAAATGTCATTAGGGATTTCCAATTTAAAAAGTCCGTGATGATCAGTGAATGCTATATAAATCTTATTTAATGTAAAAAAAGTGATTTTTGTGTTTTGCAAGGGCAATTTATCTTTAGAAAATACCTTACCTTGAAAAGTTGTTGTATTTTTTTTTATTGGTCTTGAATCCTCTTTACTGTGAAGATTATTAGAACTGTTAGATGGATTTACGGTTGTTAATTCTATTTTTTGTTCTTCAGAGTATTCTTTGCAAGCTTGTATACTATTTAAAGAAGCAACCAACATGACACTTGCTGCAACTTTTGAATATGGTAGTTTAAACTCTTTCGACTTTTCACTATTTAACAAAATAGGTGATGACAACTGAGTCTTAGTAACTTTTACACACAAATTGCCATTAGCTTCTTTCAACTTTTGCTGAATTTCATCCCGTGTGAGCTTAGTAAAGTCAATAACTGTTTTTGAACATATTTTGCAAAACCTTCCATTGTTATTGGGCAACATTTTATCCCAATTCTCTTTACAGGATTTATCAAGTCTTAGGTTATTGACTTTCATATTAATTGTTTAAGATTAAAAATCAAATTGATACGTAGCTCCTGCTAAAAACTGAATGCCTTGAACAGGGAAGTTTAAGTAACGCTGGTAATCTTGATTAAGGATGTTATTTGCTTTTGCAAATACAGATAACTGGTCGTTAATCTTATAACCTACATGTGCATTAGCATCAAAATAACTATCTAAAGTTATAACAGGACTAGGATCTTGTGGCAATAATGTAGCTACCAAATCTTGTTGATCTTTTCGTTCTCCAACATAAATGGCACTTGCACCTGCGTACCATTGTTCAGATATTTGTAAATCCATAAAAATAGAACCTGTTACATTTGGCAGATTCCATGGTTCGGCTTCGTTATCCATATTGTAATTAAAATACTCTCCTTTAAAGCCAAGCGTAAAGTTTCTATCTACATCAATGTTTAATTCACCAGCAACAGAAAAGGTAGTAACATCATCATACACTACACCAAATGAATTACCATATTGGTAATCTTTTGAAGCATCTCCTCTGGCATCATTCGCTTTAAAAAGTGCTTTGTTTTTCTCAGCATAGTAATTTCCTTTCACATTATAACTCACATTATTAGACAATTTTCCTTTTAAACCTAAAAAGCCTTTATAAAGCTGATCAGTTGGAGCCACAAATAATGTAGGAGACACAAACGGATTCTCAGTAGCAAAATCATAATAAGAGTTTTGTTGTAATTGGCCTGTAATTCCACCATAGGCAATTAAAATTTCGTCAACCAAGCGATACGACGCATCAATATTTGGATAGATAAAAAACTTGTTATCGCTAAACTCAGTATCATTAAGGTAGACTAACCTTACTCCTAAATTTACCGTTAAATCATCTTGAGTTAACTGATAGGATGGTGATAAACCAACAGTTACATTTCCATAGTTTATTTTGCCTAAATCATAATAATCCATATCAAAACTTCCACCTATATAATCTATATAAAGCTCGGTATTAATCGTTTCACCTTGCACAGGAATATCAAAACCTGCCTTGGCTACAAATCGGTTTTCACCAGAATCTTGATTATCGCCAAATCGTCTAAAACGCACACTACCATCGTTGATAATAGCATCCTCAAAATTAATTTTTCCACCTAAATAAAAACTATTAAACGTGTGACTAGAATCTATCATATCAGCTTCCGTTTGTCCAAAGAAATTCTGTGGCAAACCATACCAGTTGTAAGTCATTAAGTCGAAACCTCCATCTACTTTCCACGAAAAATCTCTTAACTTTTGAGAATAATGCGCATTTAAATGCGTGGTAGAAAAATCGTCATCTAACAATAAATCTTCAATTCCACCTTGAGAAGAATGATGACTGAAATAACCTCCAACATTTTCAGAATTACTTAGCTCATGATTAAGATATACTTCCCCTAAAATTGAAGTATAAGTACCCACTCCAAGCGATGCATAATTATCGTATAACTTAACGTCTTTTGCTTTATCAACCGTTGCTGCTTTACCTTTTGCAGGCGTGAAAGTTGAAGCCACAGGAATAGAAAAAATATTGTACTTCACCTCTTTTTTCTTTACCAAATTAGAGTCTTGTAATTTTGGAGTATCCTTAATTTTAAAGGCATCTGAAATTGTAGGTTTGTAAGGTGTTACTACATTTACTACCTGATCATCAATAGTGTCCTTTGCTCGTTCTTGAGCTACTATTGATAAACTGCTTGATATGGTGATTATAAAAATTAAAAACTTGATTTTCATATTTAATGTTTTGATTGAATATTATAATAAAAAAGGATCAAATTCACTTGCTGCCACACAAGTTGTAAACTGTCCTTCATATTCTGGAAGGTCATCAATATTATAAGGCTTTATTAAACAGAAAAAACCATTATTAACGTAGGTTTGTTCATTTTCAACGACAATAATATAACGATATGTTCCCTCTGGAAGACTTGTTGAATTTGGATTATCTGGAAAAATCACACCATTTTGCCCATAACCTGTTTCAGAAAATACAATTTCATCATTCGAATTAAATATTGTTACCTGATTATTAGGGTAGAATTGAATATTAGTGGGAAAAAACCTATCATTAATAGCATCACCATTTACTGTAATTACTTCATGAGGTACAATTTCACCTAAAGATTCATCTAAGTTATTAACGTCTAAATTATCTAGTGAGGTATTTCCACAGCAATCAAATACTTGCTCTTCTTCTTCATTATTATTGTCTTCACAAGACATGAAAGAAAACATTGCTGTTAATAGCATTAAAAGTGATATGTAATTCTTAAAGCTTTTCATAGCTAAAATATTGGTTTTGGAAAGCCGATTTTGAGATTCCTGCCTACGCAGGAATTTAGTTATCATCAGTTTCGATTGATGAATTTGTTTTAGCTTCTTCGGTTTTAATCTTGTTAAGTTCTTGTTGTGCTTCTTGTACCACATCATCAAACTCTGGGAAATTAGAAATCACACTTTCTAAAATATAATTCGCCTGAAACGCATCACCCAACGCATAGAAATTCTTCGCCATAACTACCAAACCTTTAGCACTATAATATTTGTAACTGCTATAATCCTTAGCTAATTTTTGAATGGTTGTGTTTGATGCTTCATACTTACCTTCCTTATTTTTAAAATACGCATTGTAGTATAGAGCTTCTGCTGCAACGCTTCCTGTTGCGATTTTTTCTACATCTGCATAAGCTGTTTTTGCCTTATCCTCGTTTCCTGTTTTTATAGCAGAACGTGCAATAATGATCTTAGCATCACTCTTCACTTTTGTATCTAAGTTAGAATTTGCCAATACCTTTTCGGCATAATTTTCAGCAGATGTATAATCTTCAGTTTGGTAGTACGCATTCATTAAGTTAGACTGCGCATACAACACATTCTGAGGATAGTCTGCTTCAGCTTCTAAAGTTTTTAAAACTGGAATCGCCTGAGACCAGTTAGAATCATTCAAGTAAATTTCACAAAGTTTCACTGTTGCCTGCTCTGTATATTCACTTCTTGATGCATCAACAACATACTTGTAATGTGGTTGAGCGGTTTCAAATAAACCCTTTTTGTAATATAATTGTGCAATGTAGAAATGCGATTTTAACGCATGAATACCATTAGGAAACTGATTTAAATATTTATTAAACTGACGAATGGCATTCTCAGTATCGTTTTCTAAGTATGGCTTTTCGGCTGCCAAATACATAGTATTATCCAACTCTACATCAGACACCTCAACATAATCTAAAGATTTAACCCAAGCTGCATACTCATCTACACGACCCAAATCTATATAGATTAAACGTGCTGTAGATACTGCTTGAACAGCTTCACCAG from Winogradskyella sp. MH6 includes these protein-coding regions:
- a CDS encoding ABC transporter permease — its product is MNFELFIAKRIIGNKAYKSSVSAPIIKIGIAAIAIGIIVMLIAIATGLGLQQKIRDKVVAFNGHIEITNYDTNASDESQVPISINQEFYPKFNAVEGITHIQGVATKFAVIRTETDFEGVVVKGVGSDYKWDYFKEFLVEGRVPDFSGKRNEEIIISSYLANRLGFKVGDKFQTLFGEDLNKIPRIINYEIVGIYNSGFQELDEKFCIADLRHIQRLNKWEADQIGSFEVFIEDFSEIEEKYEEVFKEIPSLLNATPVNQKYYTVFEWIKIFESNINIIIAIMIIVAGINMITTLLVLILERTNMIGILKALGSSNWSVRKIFLYNASYLIGLGLLWGNLIGLGLLFAQKHFKLFPLNPDTYYVSEAPVYLNWDYILILNVGTFVACLLMLLIPSVIISKISPVKAIRFD
- a CDS encoding exo-beta-N-acetylmuramidase NamZ family protein; translated protein: MRFKVFKNTVLLFVVVAISCAGKGGSKKLEDGSEKTEDTSTALSVTEKNDVKKFIVGANRTDIYLPLLKGKRVGIVANQTSVIFRQKIRKFTVLNYVHIVDSLHERGINIKKVFSPEHGFRGTADAGESVKDGIDVKTQLPIFSLHGKHKKPTAEQLENLDIMIFDIQDVGVRFYTYISTLHYVMEACAENNVKLLILDRPNPNGNYVDGPTLEKEHSSFLGMHTIPLVHGMTIGEYAKMINGEGWLKNNAKCDITVVDMENYNHKNTYSLPIRPSPNLPNDQSITLYPSLGLFEGTNINAGRGTEFQFQLYGAPFLDASHYTFTYTPQPNFGSKYPKHKDVLCYGEDLSKIKAERRFTLKYVIEAYNNATDKSKVFNTANFTKHAGTEKLQEQIESGMSEEAIRATWKDDLEAFKAIRAKYLIYD
- a CDS encoding glycerophosphodiester phosphodiesterase family protein; the protein is MSCNSEKQLDIQGHRGCRGLYPENSIPAFEKAIVLGVTTLELDIAITKDKEVVVSHEPFMSRTICFNSEGEEISEDMDMKHNLYEMTHNEIKQFDCGTKLHPTYPDQKKLKTYKPLLSEVFELAKTKNPDIKFNIEIKSKPEYYGIYTPQPDEYVKIVLDEIEESGLFSNVNLQSFDLVILEEIKKQSPNMPVALLVDEDETIQTKLEKLSYKPEIISPYFRLLTSEIINEYHSKDFLIIPWTVNEEQDMFKMLRWNVDGIITDYPDRLLEIRSNKRY
- a CDS encoding sterol desaturase family protein gives rise to the protein METIINYFDTIPSSHRSIILIGGLTLFWLLESGLPLFKFKYNKWQHALPNLFFTLTTVIINFALASLLFWSSKWVAEHNFGVINWLLPDEQPLWLYVLLGILLLDFFGAYLSHFVEHKVKPLWMVHLVHHTDHKVDTTTANRHHPIESVIRFAFTLFGVFAVGTPFALVMLYQAMSLIFTQFTHANIKLPKGLDKALSYFIISPDMHKIHHHYRLPYTDSNYGNIFSIWDRLLGTYMYMDRENLVYGVDVFPDEVKNGQIKELLKQPFQKYEKPTLSADVEE
- a CDS encoding YkgJ family cysteine cluster protein codes for the protein MQNQINNLPKLAKDKHKENKTFFAKLRKKPPKQLDYIMQELHEEEFERTDCLQCANCCKTTGPLFTDKDIQRISKSFKMKEQQFIDQYLRVDEDNDYVLQSVPCTFLDADNYCMIYDVRPKACREFPHTDRKKFQQISNLTLKNVAICPAAYNIVEEMKKKISF
- a CDS encoding class I SAM-dependent methyltransferase; the encoded protein is MTKDIFGKALLDYQNGNYSEDIVTWTNISDKDELPLPYLFRNYSEMPKLEQKALQLSKGKILDVGCGAGNHTLWLQEKGFNIKAIDSSKGAIEVCNLRGLKNAEHIALLEETDTFDTILLLMNGTGIFQEIIQVAKYLSHLKSLLKPNGQILIDSSDISYMYEDEDGGTWLDLNSGYIGELDYFFSYKGEEEAPMKWLYLDFETLNTACQTVGLKCEKVLDGEHFDYLARITNP
- a CDS encoding TonB-dependent receptor, coding for MKIKFLIFIITISSSLSIVAQERAKDTIDDQVVNVVTPYKPTISDAFKIKDTPKLQDSNLVKKKEVKYNIFSIPVASTFTPAKGKAATVDKAKDVKLYDNYASLGVGTYTSILGEVYLNHELSNSENVGGYFSHHSSQGGIEDLLLDDDFSTTHLNAHYSQKLRDFSWKVDGGFDLMTYNWYGLPQNFFGQTEADMIDSSHTFNSFYLGGKINFEDAIINDGSVRFRRFGDNQDSGENRFVAKAGFDIPVQGETINTELYIDYIGGSFDMDYYDLGKINYGNVTVGLSPSYQLTQDDLTVNLGVRLVYLNDTEFSDNKFFIYPNIDASYRLVDEILIAYGGITGQLQQNSYYDFATENPFVSPTLFVAPTDQLYKGFLGLKGKLSNNVSYNVKGNYYAEKNKALFKANDARGDASKDYQYGNSFGVVYDDVTTFSVAGELNIDVDRNFTLGFKGEYFNYNMDNEAEPWNLPNVTGSIFMDLQISEQWYAGASAIYVGERKDQQDLVATLLPQDPSPVITLDSYFDANAHVGYKINDQLSVFAKANNILNQDYQRYLNFPVQGIQFLAGATYQFDF
- a CDS encoding gliding motility-associated C-terminal domain-containing protein is translated as MKSFKNYISLLMLLTAMFSFMSCEDNNNEEEEQVFDCCGNTSLDNLDVNNLDESLGEIVPHEVITVNGDAINDRFFPTNIQFYPNNQVTIFNSNDEIVFSETGYGQNGVIFPDNPNSTSLPEGTYRYIIVVENEQTYVNNGFFCLIKPYNIDDLPEYEGQFTTCVAASEFDPFLL